The Bacteroidota bacterium genome includes a region encoding these proteins:
- a CDS encoding fibronectin type III domain-containing protein has protein sequence MKKLLLGLLTVATGFTAMQAQVTFVSGEITTNTTWTNNNIYQLNGFVYVEDGATLTIEEGTIIKGDKATKGTLIITKTGNINAVGTSCEPIVFTSNEPAGSRTYGDWGGVIILGEAPINVPGGSAIIEGGVDTPEGDGAYGGANASDNSGTFKYVRIEFAGIPFVPGNEINGLTMGGVGSGTTIDHIQISYSGDDSFEWFGGSVNAKYLIAYRGFDDDFDTDFGYSGKVQFGYVLRDPNVGDVSGSNGFESDNDATGSGNTPISRGLFSNITIAGPKVNTGDVINVNYKRGAHQRRNTMTSIYNSIIMGYPEAGFKIEGTNTSLNAAADNLQFKNNILSGNGDDYLCTTCDAGFNIDTYGSSNGNQTILLNSGVGLVNAFNLSNPDPRPTAGSAPTTIGTYFAGLLSDPFFTATSYAGAFSTTNNWTDESWVNFDPQSTPYSTPGINNNPTIAGTVSSMTCPNTGSIDVTPSGGVGIYTYAWSDGPTTQDRSGLAAGSYTITVTSNGCSASATYTVNDVTVQKPTALVATEIKHCSAKISWNAAPGATTYEVRYAITGGTYSSPVNVGAVTNFTFTGLLANTSYDFQIRSKCATAEKSAWAKKTATTALCSQVTGIVATGITSSSAIINWSDVCGTNNYTVQYRKFPVKPWTSLPTAFTNTKTITGLLASSVYQVRIITNCGGGASTPTAFISFTTLPLRLENNVIVDENLIQINPNPASENVELTIEANGTVNVSIVNMVGQVVYENNNILVDGFTTIDLSVSNLESGIYLVNVNGENVNVTKELVISK, from the coding sequence ATGAAAAAATTATTACTAGGTTTACTGACAGTCGCGACAGGATTCACCGCGATGCAAGCTCAGGTTACTTTCGTATCAGGCGAGATAACGACCAACACAACGTGGACCAACAACAATATTTATCAATTAAATGGTTTTGTTTATGTTGAAGATGGTGCAACCTTAACTATTGAAGAAGGCACTATTATTAAAGGAGACAAGGCAACTAAAGGAACTTTAATTATCACAAAAACCGGAAACATTAATGCAGTAGGTACTTCTTGCGAGCCAATTGTATTTACTTCTAATGAACCTGCGGGTTCAAGAACCTATGGTGATTGGGGTGGAGTTATTATTTTAGGAGAAGCTCCGATCAATGTACCTGGTGGAAGTGCAATTATTGAAGGAGGAGTTGACACACCTGAAGGAGATGGCGCTTATGGCGGAGCAAACGCATCCGACAACAGTGGTACTTTTAAATATGTGCGTATCGAATTTGCAGGTATTCCTTTTGTACCGGGTAATGAAATTAATGGTTTAACCATGGGTGGAGTTGGTTCAGGAACTACTATTGATCACATTCAAATTTCTTATTCAGGTGATGATTCATTTGAATGGTTTGGTGGATCTGTAAATGCTAAATATTTAATTGCATACCGTGGATTTGACGATGATTTTGATACTGACTTTGGTTATTCCGGAAAAGTACAATTCGGTTATGTTTTACGTGATCCAAATGTTGGAGATGTTTCAGGTTCAAATGGATTTGAATCTGATAATGATGCAACTGGTTCAGGAAATACACCCATCTCAAGAGGATTATTTTCAAATATCACCATTGCAGGTCCTAAAGTAAATACAGGAGATGTAATAAACGTAAACTATAAAAGAGGTGCTCATCAAAGAAGAAATACAATGACATCTATTTATAATTCTATTATCATGGGTTATCCTGAAGCTGGATTTAAAATTGAAGGAACAAACACTTCATTAAATGCTGCTGCAGATAATTTACAATTCAAAAACAATATTCTTTCCGGCAATGGTGACGATTATTTATGCACCACTTGCGATGCAGGTTTTAATATTGACACATATGGTTCTTCAAACGGTAATCAAACTATTCTTTTAAATTCAGGAGTAGGTTTGGTTAATGCATTTAATTTATCAAACCCTGACCCACGTCCAACTGCAGGCTCGGCTCCTACAACTATCGGAACATATTTTGCAGGTTTATTAAGTGATCCTTTTTTCACTGCCACAAGTTATGCTGGTGCATTTTCAACTACCAACAACTGGACGGATGAATCATGGGTTAATTTTGATCCTCAATCAACACCATATTCAACTCCCGGAATTAATAATAATCCGACAATTGCAGGTACAGTTAGCAGCATGACTTGTCCAAATACAGGTTCAATTGATGTAACACCTTCAGGTGGAGTTGGAATTTATACTTATGCCTGGAGCGATGGTCCAACCACGCAAGACCGTTCAGGTTTAGCAGCAGGAAGTTATACAATTACTGTTACAAGTAATGGATGTTCCGCATCTGCAACATACACAGTTAATGATGTTACTGTTCAAAAACCAACTGCATTAGTAGCAACTGAAATTAAGCATTGCAGTGCTAAAATAAGTTGGAATGCTGCGCCGGGTGCTACTACTTATGAAGTACGTTATGCAATTACTGGTGGAACTTATTCATCTCCAGTGAATGTTGGTGCTGTTACAAACTTTACCTTTACAGGTTTATTAGCAAACACAAGTTATGATTTTCAAATAAGATCGAAATGTGCAACTGCAGAAAAAAGTGCATGGGCTAAAAAAACTGCCACAACTGCTCTTTGTAGCCAAGTTACAGGTATTGTTGCAACAGGAATAACTTCAAGTTCAGCAATTATAAATTGGTCTGACGTTTGTGGAACAAATAATTATACAGTTCAATATCGCAAATTTCCGGTTAAACCTTGGACTTCGCTTCCAACTGCTTTTACTAACACAAAAACAATTACAGGCTTGCTCGCTTCATCAGTATATCAAGTGCGCATAATAACCAATTGTGGTGGTGGAGCATCTACTCCAACAGCATTTATTTCTTTCACCACACTACCTTTGCGTTTAGAAAACAATGTTATTGTTGACGAGAATTTAATTCAGATCAACCCTAACCCTGCTTCTGAAAATGTAGAATTGACAATTGAAGCAAATGGAACAGTTAATGTATCTATCGTAAATATGGTTGGACAAGTTGTGTATGAAAATAATAATATTTTGGTTGATGGATTTACTACAATCGACCTTTCTGTAAGCAACTTAGAATCAGGAATATATTTAGTAAATGTTAACGGTGAAAATGTTAATGTTACCAAAGAGTTAGTAATAAGTAAATAA